One Yoonia sp. BS5-3 genomic window carries:
- a CDS encoding YqaA family protein, whose product MLRSLYNWTISLAQSPHALWALAIISFVESSFFPIPPDVLMIPMIVARPSRAFLIAGIATVSSVAGALLGYYIGAVLMDSIGQPILAFYGKDDSFAEMAAVFNDYGAWAVVVAGVTFLPFKVITIASGVTGLSLPVFIVSSIFARALRFFLVAALLWKFGEPIRDFIEKRLGLMFILFCVFLIGGFALVGLL is encoded by the coding sequence ATGCTACGCAGCCTTTACAATTGGACCATCTCGCTTGCGCAATCGCCGCATGCGCTTTGGGCTTTGGCGATCATTTCTTTTGTGGAATCATCCTTCTTCCCGATCCCGCCAGATGTGCTGATGATCCCGATGATCGTCGCGCGGCCGTCGCGGGCGTTCCTGATCGCGGGTATCGCGACGGTCTCATCAGTCGCGGGGGCGCTGCTGGGCTATTACATCGGGGCGGTGTTGATGGACAGCATTGGGCAACCGATCCTGGCGTTTTACGGCAAGGATGACAGCTTTGCGGAAATGGCGGCTGTGTTTAACGATTATGGGGCCTGGGCCGTGGTCGTGGCCGGGGTGACCTTCCTGCCGTTCAAAGTGATCACCATCGCCTCCGGGGTCACAGGGCTGTCGCTACCAGTCTTTATCGTCTCATCCATCTTTGCGCGGGCGCTGCGGTTCTTCCTGGTGGCAGCACTGCTTTGGAAATTCGGAGAACCAATCCGGGACTTCATCGAAAAGCGGCTTGGGCTGATGTTCATCCTGTTCTGCGTTTTTCTGATCGGGGGCTTTGCACTGGTGGGGCTGTTATGA
- a CDS encoding ornithine cyclodeaminase, whose translation MTLKASELAMVPFVSVDNMMRLVHHIGLEQFMADLADAIEADFARWPAFDKTPRIGSHSDVGVIELMPTSDGALYGFKYVNGHPKNMKEGLQTVTAFGVLSEVSTGYPILLSEMTMLTALRTAAMSAVATKHLANTDAKTMAMIGNGAQSEFQCIAQKAVNGIDTIRLYDIDPAATDKCMGNLAAAGLTLIPCQSPEDAIEGAGIITTATADKNMQTILTDNMVGNGVHINAIGGDCPGKTELHRDIVTRSSVFVEYPPQTRIEGEIQQMPPDHPVIELWQVITGQATGRQSASEITLFDGVGFAIEDFSALRYVHGRIKDTPFYVDLDMIADPSDPRDLFGMLKRAG comes from the coding sequence ATGACCCTCAAAGCCTCAGAACTGGCCATGGTGCCTTTTGTCAGCGTCGATAACATGATGCGGCTCGTGCATCATATCGGTCTGGAACAGTTCATGGCCGATCTGGCTGACGCGATTGAGGCCGATTTCGCGCGCTGGCCCGCCTTTGACAAAACGCCGCGTATCGGCAGCCATTCCGATGTCGGCGTGATTGAACTGATGCCCACATCAGATGGCGCGCTCTACGGGTTCAAATATGTGAACGGGCATCCCAAAAACATGAAAGAAGGGCTGCAAACGGTCACCGCTTTCGGTGTGCTGTCCGAGGTTTCAACCGGCTATCCAATCTTGCTGTCTGAAATGACGATGCTAACGGCGCTGCGCACGGCGGCGATGTCCGCCGTGGCGACCAAACATCTGGCCAATACGGATGCGAAAACCATGGCGATGATCGGCAATGGGGCGCAGTCCGAATTTCAATGCATTGCGCAAAAAGCGGTCAACGGCATCGACACGATTCGCCTTTACGATATCGACCCGGCCGCGACCGATAAATGCATGGGCAACCTTGCCGCGGCAGGCCTGACGCTGATCCCCTGCCAAAGCCCCGAAGACGCGATTGAGGGCGCGGGCATCATCACAACGGCAACAGCCGACAAGAACATGCAGACTATTCTGACCGACAACATGGTTGGGAACGGTGTGCATATCAACGCGATCGGCGGCGATTGCCCCGGCAAGACCGAGCTGCACCGCGATATCGTCACCCGCTCGTCTGTTTTTGTTGAATATCCACCGCAAACGCGGATCGAAGGCGAGATTCAGCAAATGCCGCCAGACCATCCGGTAATCGAACTCTGGCAAGTGATCACAGGCCAAGCCACGGGCCGGCAATCCGCATCCGAGATCACGTTATTTGATGGCGTCGGGTTCGCCATCGAAGACTTCAGCGCCCTGCGCTACGTCCACGGGCGCATCAAAGATACCCCCTTCTATGTCGATCTCGACATGATTGCCGATCCAAGCGATCCACGTGATTTATTCGGTATGCTGAAACGGGCCGGATAG
- a CDS encoding Lrp/AsnC family transcriptional regulator — MDDLDGRLIAALKSDGRASLSALAADLGVTRSTVRTRMERLIATGDIAGFTVLTRSDVRPDPVRGLMMLEIAGRGAEKTMQRLRHIPQVKAVHSTNGTWDLIAEIGSPDLEAFDQVLFAIRRLDGVSRSETSLLLSTRR; from the coding sequence TTGGACGATTTGGATGGCCGTTTGATTGCGGCGCTGAAATCAGATGGCCGCGCCTCATTATCGGCATTAGCCGCCGATTTGGGTGTCACCCGCAGTACCGTGCGCACCCGGATGGAGCGTTTGATCGCGACCGGCGATATTGCGGGCTTTACCGTTCTGACACGCTCGGACGTGCGTCCTGATCCGGTCCGCGGTTTGATGATGTTGGAAATTGCGGGCAGGGGGGCTGAAAAGACCATGCAGCGCCTGCGCCATATCCCGCAGGTCAAGGCCGTTCATTCCACGAATGGCACCTGGGATCTGATTGCAGAAATTGGATCGCCTGACCTGGAGGCCTTTGATCAGGTCCTGTTTGCTATCCGCCGTTTGGACGGTGTGAGCCGGTCAGAGACAAGCCTACTTTTGTCGACCCGCCGCTAG
- a CDS encoding disulfide bond formation protein B yields the protein MTRNQLIFLAAGGSAALLGGAFIFQWLGYLPCAMCLWQRWPHAAAIIIGLLGLKIPGRAMPILGAVAAASTGSIGFYHMGVERDWWEGPSSCTGGGQLQGLDGASLLAVEGPKVIMCDQVSWEFLSLSMPTWNGIFSFGLVAIWIMAALAAGRQK from the coding sequence ATGACACGTAACCAACTGATTTTTCTGGCAGCTGGCGGATCAGCGGCGCTGCTTGGCGGGGCGTTCATCTTTCAATGGCTGGGCTACCTGCCCTGCGCGATGTGCCTTTGGCAACGATGGCCGCACGCGGCGGCGATCATTATTGGGCTCTTGGGGTTGAAAATCCCCGGACGGGCCATGCCGATACTGGGGGCGGTAGCAGCAGCAAGCACAGGCAGCATCGGGTTCTACCATATGGGGGTTGAGCGTGACTGGTGGGAAGGGCCCAGCAGCTGCACCGGCGGGGGACAGCTGCAAGGGCTGGACGGGGCCAGCCTTTTGGCCGTCGAAGGACCCAAAGTGATCATGTGCGACCAGGTGTCGTGGGAATTCCTGTCATTGTCGATGCCAACCTGGAACGGGATCTTCTCTTTTGGACTGGTGGCAATCTGGATCATGGCGGCGCTAGCGGCGGGTCGACAAAAGTAG
- the rocF gene encoding arginase, translating into MKQKHCILIGAPVDCGKRRKGCVMGPDALRTAGLAEAICALGHTVEDIGNLVPDGTDTAPHPNPNVYALAENIGWTKRLMQAGPEAAAKGMPIFMGGDHALAAGSVAGMAAYAQQQNRPFFVLWLDAHSDIHTPLTSDSGNLHGTPMGYVTGRSGFDGYPPLPARVDPAQVCMIGLRSVDGAERAVLADGAAQLVDMRRIDEEGISAPLQSFLQQVKAANGMLHVSLDVDFLDPTIAPAVGTTVPGGATTREGHLVMEILSDSGLVTSLDLVELNPFLDERGRTANLMVDLTASLLGRRIFDRPTRSLQ; encoded by the coding sequence ATGAAACAAAAACACTGTATCCTGATCGGGGCGCCGGTTGATTGTGGAAAACGGCGAAAGGGCTGCGTGATGGGGCCCGATGCGCTGCGCACAGCAGGTCTGGCAGAGGCGATCTGCGCCTTAGGGCACACCGTCGAAGATATCGGCAATCTGGTGCCCGATGGCACCGATACCGCACCGCATCCCAACCCAAATGTCTATGCGCTGGCCGAAAATATCGGCTGGACCAAACGGCTGATGCAAGCCGGGCCAGAGGCCGCGGCAAAAGGCATGCCCATTTTTATGGGCGGGGATCACGCGCTGGCGGCAGGCTCGGTTGCGGGCATGGCCGCTTATGCGCAACAGCAAAACCGGCCGTTTTTCGTGCTCTGGCTGGATGCGCATAGCGATATCCATACGCCTCTGACCAGCGATAGCGGCAATTTGCACGGCACGCCGATGGGCTATGTCACGGGGCGCAGCGGGTTTGACGGCTACCCGCCCCTGCCCGCCCGCGTTGACCCGGCGCAGGTCTGTATGATCGGGTTGCGCTCGGTTGACGGGGCCGAACGGGCTGTGCTGGCCGATGGGGCGGCGCAGCTGGTCGATATGCGGCGGATTGATGAAGAAGGGATCAGCGCTCCGCTTCAATCATTCTTGCAGCAGGTCAAGGCGGCAAACGGCATGCTGCATGTGTCACTTGATGTGGATTTCCTTGATCCAACCATCGCCCCGGCGGTCGGGACAACCGTGCCCGGCGGGGCAACCACCCGCGAAGGGCATCTGGTGATGGAAATCCTCTCGGACAGCGGGCTTGTGACCTCGCTTGATCTGGTTGAGCTCAACCCGTTTTTGGATGAACGGGGGCGCACCGCAAATCTGATGGTTGATCTGACGGCATCCCTGCTGGGGCGCCGCATTTTCGACCGCCCCACCAGGAGCCTGCAATGA
- the gyrA gene encoding DNA gyrase subunit A, which produces MNDTPETPENEDENPPAKSAYDGPAVTIEHELKTSYLDYAMSVIVSRAIPDLRDGLKPVHRRIIYSMYEKGITADKPYRKSAKSVGDVMGSYHPHGDGAIYDALVRMAQDFSMSLMLIDGQGNFGSMDGDGAAAMRYTESRLAKVAQYMTEDLPKETVDFMDNYDGKEREPTVLPSRFPNMLVNGAGGIAVGMATNIPPHNLGEVIEATLALIDDPDMSSEALIEYIPAPDFPTGGIILGRSGARKAYLEGRGSVVIRAKTRVEEIRKDRYAIIIEEIPYQVNKATMIDRIAEAARDKRIEGIAHVQDESDRNGVRVVIELKRDATAEVVLNQLFRFTPMQTSFGCNMLALNGGKPETLNLRAFLTSFVDFREEVVARRTAFELRKARERAHVLCGLAVAVTNIDEVVNTIRSSADAATAREKLMTRRWPAESILEYIKLIDDPTHTANDDGTYNLSETQARAILELRLQRLTQIGVQEVTDELQELAAKIREYLEILGSRERIMQIIRDEMNEVKKLFAVPRRTEIVDWSGDMEDEDLIEKEDMVVTVTSGGYIKRTALADFRAQRRGGKGLSSMATKEEDVVTTLFVANTHTQLLFFTTDGMVYKLKTWRLPLGNRTAKGKAIVNILPIPQGVSIAAIMPVDRPEEEWDDLQVVFATSAGTVRRNKLSDFTNVMRNGKIAMKFEGEHEGTTLINARIASNDDDVMLVTDSGRAIRFPATDVRVFNSRSSVGVRGINLKGDDAVVSMSIIRHFKAEADERAAYLKMRRAMAGLADDAENEDEEAAPGQISQERYAEMSAAENLILTITAKGSGKLSSSHDYPVRGRGGMGVAAMDKAMRGGALVTSFPVELSDQIMLVTSTGQSIRVPIDGISFRSRGAGGVKVFDTGKDETVVSVAWIADQGDEADDTADDV; this is translated from the coding sequence GTGAACGACACCCCGGAAACACCTGAAAACGAAGACGAAAATCCGCCTGCGAAATCCGCTTATGACGGGCCTGCGGTCACAATCGAACACGAGCTGAAGACCAGCTACCTCGATTACGCGATGAGCGTCATCGTCTCCCGCGCGATCCCCGATTTGCGCGACGGCTTAAAACCTGTGCACCGGCGCATCATTTATTCGATGTATGAGAAAGGCATCACTGCCGACAAACCCTATCGAAAGTCAGCGAAATCCGTGGGCGATGTCATGGGCTCTTACCACCCGCATGGGGATGGGGCGATCTATGACGCGCTCGTGCGCATGGCGCAGGATTTCTCGATGTCGCTGATGCTGATCGATGGTCAGGGCAACTTTGGCTCTATGGACGGCGATGGCGCGGCCGCGATGCGCTACACCGAAAGCCGGCTTGCCAAAGTCGCGCAATACATGACGGAAGACCTGCCTAAGGAAACCGTTGATTTTATGGATAATTACGATGGTAAGGAACGGGAACCCACCGTCCTGCCCTCACGCTTTCCGAACATGCTGGTCAACGGCGCTGGCGGTATCGCTGTCGGCATGGCCACCAACATCCCGCCCCATAATCTAGGCGAAGTGATCGAGGCGACACTAGCGCTGATCGACGATCCGGATATGTCTTCGGAGGCGCTGATCGAATACATCCCTGCTCCAGACTTCCCCACCGGCGGGATCATTCTGGGCCGCTCTGGCGCGCGCAAAGCCTATCTCGAAGGGCGCGGCTCCGTCGTGATCCGGGCCAAAACCAGGGTCGAAGAAATCCGCAAGGATCGCTACGCCATCATCATCGAAGAAATCCCCTATCAGGTGAACAAGGCCACGATGATCGACCGCATCGCCGAGGCTGCACGTGACAAGCGGATCGAAGGCATTGCCCATGTTCAGGACGAATCCGACCGGAACGGCGTGCGAGTCGTCATCGAACTGAAGCGTGATGCGACGGCCGAGGTCGTGCTGAACCAACTCTTCCGCTTTACGCCGATGCAAACCAGCTTTGGTTGCAACATGCTGGCGCTGAATGGCGGCAAGCCTGAAACACTGAACCTGCGCGCCTTCCTGACCTCTTTCGTCGATTTCCGCGAAGAGGTCGTCGCCCGCCGCACTGCATTTGAGCTGCGCAAAGCGCGCGAACGGGCGCATGTGCTTTGTGGTCTGGCCGTGGCTGTCACAAACATCGACGAGGTGGTGAACACCATCCGCTCCTCCGCGGATGCGGCCACCGCGCGCGAAAAGCTAATGACGCGCCGCTGGCCCGCCGAAAGCATCTTAGAATACATCAAGCTGATTGATGATCCGACCCATACCGCCAACGATGACGGCACCTACAACCTGTCCGAGACCCAGGCGCGCGCGATCCTTGAGCTGCGCTTGCAACGCCTGACCCAAATCGGGGTTCAGGAAGTCACCGACGAGTTGCAAGAATTGGCCGCCAAGATACGGGAATACCTGGAAATTCTCGGATCGCGCGAACGGATCATGCAGATCATCCGCGATGAGATGAACGAAGTGAAAAAGCTCTTCGCCGTCCCCCGTCGCACCGAAATCGTCGACTGGTCCGGCGATATGGAAGACGAAGACCTGATCGAAAAAGAAGACATGGTCGTCACCGTCACATCCGGGGGTTATATCAAGCGCACCGCGCTGGCCGATTTCCGCGCGCAGCGGCGCGGCGGCAAGGGCCTGTCGTCGATGGCCACAAAAGAAGAGGATGTTGTCACCACCCTCTTTGTGGCCAACACGCATACGCAGCTGTTGTTCTTCACCACCGACGGGATGGTCTATAAGCTGAAGACATGGCGCCTGCCGCTGGGCAACCGGACGGCCAAGGGCAAGGCCATCGTCAACATCCTGCCGATCCCGCAGGGTGTGTCGATTGCAGCCATCATGCCCGTCGACCGGCCCGAGGAAGAATGGGACGATTTGCAAGTCGTCTTCGCGACCTCTGCCGGAACTGTGCGGCGTAACAAGCTGTCAGACTTCACAAATGTGATGCGCAACGGCAAGATCGCCATGAAGTTTGAAGGCGAACATGAAGGCACGACGCTGATCAATGCGCGCATCGCGTCGAACGATGATGACGTGATGCTGGTCACCGATTCAGGCCGGGCGATCCGCTTCCCTGCCACCGATGTGCGGGTCTTCAACTCGCGCTCATCTGTCGGGGTGCGCGGCATCAACCTCAAGGGCGATGATGCGGTCGTCTCCATGTCGATCATTCGCCACTTCAAGGCAGAAGCCGATGAACGCGCCGCCTACCTGAAAATGCGTCGGGCCATGGCCGGGCTGGCAGATGACGCCGAGAACGAAGACGAAGAAGCCGCCCCCGGTCAGATCAGCCAGGAACGCTATGCTGAAATGTCGGCCGCTGAAAACCTGATCCTGACCATCACGGCCAAAGGTTCAGGCAAGCTATCGTCCAGTCATGACTACCCGGTCCGAGGACGGGGCGGCATGGGCGTTGCGGCCATGGACAAGGCAATGCGCGGCGGGGCCCTTGTGACTTCTTTCCCGGTCGAACTGTCCGATCAGATCATGCTGGTCACCTCCACGGGGCAATCCATCCGCGTGCCGATCGACGGGATCAGCTTCCGCTCACGCGGCGCTGGCGGGGTCAAGGTGTTTGACACCGGTAAAGATGAAACCGTCGTCAGCGTGGCTTGGATCGCCGATCAGGGCGACGAGGCTGATGACACGGCTGATGACGTTTAG
- a CDS encoding usg protein, translating into MQSETELMMKGYGLTTAEMFYHMPDHPHVLNTFVWQDYDLAPDHDKLLKFISFWQAELDGPLHSVRFVHRKMISAGAWRHVTGEFHYH; encoded by the coding sequence ATGCAGTCAGAGACAGAATTGATGATGAAGGGCTATGGGCTGACCACGGCGGAAATGTTCTATCATATGCCAGACCATCCGCATGTGTTGAACACATTTGTCTGGCAGGATTACGATCTGGCGCCAGATCACGATAAGCTGTTGAAATTTATTAGCTTCTGGCAAGCTGAATTGGATGGCCCGCTACATTCTGTGCGCTTTGTCCATCGCAAAATGATCAGCGCGGGCGCGTGGCGGCATGTCACTGGTGAGTTTCATTATCACTAG